TCATGAATCCCTGATAAGAGGGACTGATGGAATCGAACTCGTCCATATTGATAAGTGCAAAACGACTCAGTGCCAGTTGTACATCGTTGCGCTTACTGAAATCAATGCTGTCAGTATAATAGTCACGCAGTTCGGGTGGCAAAAGATTCAGGCAGAAAGTAGACTTTCCGCAGCCCTGACTGCCCACCAATAAAGGCAAAGTGCTGTTGCTATGCTCGCGATCAAGTTGTTGCCAGTGTGCCACCATGGAAAGGAACCAGATGTAAAACAAATTTCTCCATTGCGGGTTATCACACGGCACCCTATCGGCCAGTTCGCGTATACGGTCTTTCCCGTCCCATGCTCCAAGATTGAGAAGATATTCCTCAACAGGATCATACGAAGGCACGCGGTCCGATTCCAGATAGCGCTTCACATCCGCATCCCATAAAGGAAGCCCCTCGCCCAACGCATTAATGCAGATACTGTTTATTGCCTGCTTGTTCAGCGGACGGAAATCAAAGTAAAATGATTTCAGTTCCCTGTATTCCACCACTCCCTTCACCGTGTTTCGCCTTAGCTGATAGCGTCGCTGCATAAACTCTTCCATCTGTGCCACCAAGGTCATTGAAGAAGAGATGCAAGGCTTGCTGCCAAACTTTTTAGCCAGCGTATAAGCAGCCCTGAAGTTGGCACGTATTTCTAAATCATATTTTCTTAGTCCGGTGTGCAGCAAAGTCCACCTCACCGCATCCTCTTCCGGAATGCCCGAGCGATTACAGTTTTCTGCCAGTTTAACAAGAAACGGAAGCAATTCGCCGTTTTCGTAGTCCACCCCGCCCACTGAGTTCAGTGCATCCTGCATGGAGGTGTTGAATAAAGTAGATATTACACGGCTTCGTTCATAGCCTGGCAACAGGCGTTGCAACGGGTCGCTCACCGCCTGTCGTTCTTCCTCAAAAGTAGATTCTGCGGGCATGCGCACCGGCTGTTCTATCCTGATGGGCATTGCTTCGGGGTTGTGATACAATCCCGGATCAAAACTCATCCGGCAACTATGATTCAATGCAGGCTTCTTCAGTTCTATCTCTCGTTTCAACTGTGGCTGATACCATTTCACCGCCTCCCTGTAAGCTTGTGCGTGAAACATTTCGGCCAACTGAGTTCTTTGAGGCAGACTGCCGTCCATCAGCGAGAAAGGAACTATAATTTTTACACTCTTATTACTTGAACCAATAAATGCCAGCAAGGTTTGCGGCAAGCGGGATGCCCTTTCACGTATCTGCGCCGCCTCACTGTGTCCAGTCAGATTATTCACTTCAATGGTTACCCAGCCATTGTATCCTGTCATAAGCTGTACGCCTCCATTTTCAGAAAAAGAGCCGCCAAATATCAGTTTCGGAACCATCTTTACCTGCGGACATATTCTTCCCGGCATTGTATGCTGAAGGGCCATGCGCATGTTAGATACCGGCTGGCTTTGGGTTTCAGTCTTCATTGCTTCCACTACCGCAGTTAGTTCTATGGCACGTTGTGTTTGTGTTTTGCCGTTCTCCCGGCATTGAGTAATCTTCATAGTACTGTTTTAGTGGTTATTTACTTCTTTGTAGCCTCGCGGAATGAACGGCTATAGCTTATTTTGCCTAAAATGCCACGCATCTCTTTGTCCGCCTTAAAGCAAACACGCTGCGCCTTTACTTTTGACGGAGTGCATTCATCAGGTGTTTCATACCCCTCACTGCCTGCTGATACAGAAAACGACCCTATATCTTTTAGATATACCGTATTTCCTTTCATCAGATATGTCTGCATCACATCGCTCAAGGCTATAACAGCAGCATACACATCTGCTTCGGTCAGCGAACAACGCCCACATATATCTTTTGCCAGTTCATCCATCCCCACTTGACCCGAAGCAACCGGTACTCCGTGATAGCGCACTTTTTCATTTCCTCCACTCTTGTCAATTTTCTGACGAACCACATAATACGACATAATGTTTTGTTTAATTTATTTATAACTGATTAATTTTCGTGTACATCCGGGTGTACGCCACCGGTACACCCGGGTATTATAACGCAGTACATGCGGGTGTAAGCAGCTGTTACACCCGCATGTAGATACTAATTATAGTGTTACAAATATACAAAATAAAAGTCTGAAAAGCAAATTTTCGCTCCTCATTTTCAGTACAAACAGAGAACTATTTGTCATAAAAAACGCTACCGTCAATAGTTATTAAATGTAGCGCGTAGCTTTTCTGTCTCCGCGTAGCTTTTATTTGAAAGCTACGCGGGTTTATTGTGTTTAAAATCAATCCATTGAAGGTAGTCGCGTGGCTGCGTAGCTTTTTTTGAAAAAACTATTAATGTACGGCAAAACTAAAATTCGGGTTTAACAAATTTCTTTTTTTATTACTGATCGTAACTATTATAAAAAGGATGAAATGGTTTAGCAACCTGAGATGAAGATCCAAACAGTTTTTGCAGAACATTTGGCCAATTTCCGTTAACTGGTACAATTGAAAAGCTGCCGGTAATTTCCTTCACTTTTTCAATATTTACTTTTTGCTCTGGCAAGGAGCCTTTGTTAAACCGACCGGAGACTAATGCATTGTGACTTACAATGATTCCCTGTGGAGAATTCTCTACAGCAATGTTTGACTTGTTGGAAATAAGAACAATACCTTTCCCATGTGCATCAGACAAAACAGCCAAATATACGTCTTCCCGGTTTCCCTGAAAGTTGAGATCGGAACTATTCAAATGGTAAAATCCGAATTCGTCGAGTACATCCTTTCCTGGGTAGGCAGGGTAAGGCCCTTTACCAACCCATCGAAACTCGGTAAATGATGCAGGAATCAGAAACGAAAGGCCAGCTTCGAGGGGTATTCCTGTAGCTTTCTCCGGGGTAAAATGATATTTAACATCAATTCGACCACTATCTGTAACCTGATATTCAACAGTACCAGTAATAAACTGTCCTTTAGCATTCTGCCGCTCGTAAGTATAATTCACTACAATACGGTTATTACTAATATGCTCAACCTTTATCTGTGGATGAGTCAACAGATGGGGAGTCCAGACAGGACTACTCTCTTCTTTTGGCTTTTCAGCCAGTAAAGGATCATCTACTTTTATCTTTTTAGATTCTTTTCCCTTGTTAGTTGATGATTTCTCTGTAGTAGCCAGTTCCGACATCGTTGTTTTTCGTCCCATACGGGCATAAGGTCCGTCTATAATAAAATCTGAAGAAGAATCATTTAATCTGATCATTCCCGTTTGAGCATTTAATTCCAAACCCAAATTTCCAAAAACAATGGTATTTCCTTTCAGAAAAGGTTTCTTTATATTTAAATCCATTTTTTGCCGGAAATCGGCTAATTGATTACCAACTTCCAAAGGATAAACTTTTTCATAGAATTGATAATTTTGTTTATCCTTAAACCTGACTTTCAAATAATAATAATCAGCTGTTATTTTTTCCGGAAGTTGAATATCAATACCTAATGCCAATGTATCATGCGGAGTACAAACTAACGGAGTACGCCCGGATTGTAATGCTAAGGTATCAGCATAAAGCGTCCATGTACATTCTATATCGGAGAGGTTGGTAAAATCAAAACGATTTATAAGATCTAGCCGAACAGTTTGCTTACCACAAGAAACATGTAATCTATCACCAAGCAGTTTTACCGGTGTATACACTTTGCGCATCTGCCAATAATCCACCTGTGGAATTCGGTTAGCATACACCAATCCATCAGCTCCTTGATTACCATTATTGTCATACACAGTAACAGAATCTGTCCAAACTGAAGTTGTAAAAGCTCCTGGTGTTGTTTTCACAGATGATTTACGCAGAATTCCCTGATCGAAAAAGTGCCAGACCGCCCCTCCTGCCAATTTAGGATTTGCATACATAATCTCCCATAATGCTTCCATGCGATCAAAATCCAATCCCAGAGCATGAGCATATTCGGTAACAATCATTGGTCGGTTAAACTTGTTGGAATACTCCTTAAGAACTGACGGTACAGGATAATGAGGTGACAAAATATCAACTGATTCAGGAATTGTTTCGTATATTTTACCGAAATACGAACCGATCTGAGGGAAACAATGTGGACGGGTGGGATCAAGTTGTTTCACATATTCGCCTGTTTCAACACAAATATCAGTTAGTGGATTTTCGTTTCCTACACTCCAGACAATGATGGATGGATGGTTTTTATCACGTTCTAAAGTAGCTTTTGCCCTAGTCTTAAGTATTGGAAGATAAGATTTGTCAGTCAAATGTTCATCACCAAATCCAAATGGAACTTCTTCCATAACATAAAAGCCAAGAGAATCGCACAGCTCAATAAATCGGGGATGCGCCTGATAATGAGAAGTACGGATAAAATTAACGTTAGCTTCACGAATTAGTTTCAAATCCTGAAGCATCTCGGCTTCGGTAACAGCGCGGCCATTTATCGGAGAAAGATCATGATGGTTCACACCTCGCAACTTTATTGGTGTTCCATTTAGTTTTAAGATTCCGTTGTTCCACGACACTTCCCGAATACCTATTTTTTCAACATGTTGCTGAAGTTCTTTATTATTGCTTTTCAAACAAATGGATAAAGTGTAAAGATTTGGAGTCTCGGCAGTCCATAGCTTTGGCGCTCCTATTTTTAACTTTTCACGAAATGATACCGTATCAGAAGCACTTGTCAGCTTATTCCGCATAAGCGAAAACTCTTTTACCAGTTCGCCTTGGGGATTATATAGTTTTGCCGTCACGGTTGTTTTTCCCGGGAAAGATTTTTTTGAAACATTCTCAATAAGAGTGGAGATCGATAATGTAGCATCAGTTTTATCAACGTTGGTTCTAACAACTACATCTTTGATATGCGTGGTTGGCAGACTGAATAAAGTCACATCTCGAATGATACCAGATAGCGACCAACAATCATTCGTGTCAAATTCCCAGCCTTTTGAGCGGGTCGTCACACGAACAGCCAAAACATTACTTTTTCCGAGACTCACCAAAGAGCTTATATCAAATGTTTGTCGGTTAAATGAGCTGTTAAAGCTACCTGCATATTTACCGTTAACCCAAAATTGATAGCCATATTGCACTCCATCAAAGGCAATATATACAGGTTGATTTTTCCAATCAGCAGGAACTGTAAAAACGGTACGATACAAACCGGTACCTTCTTGTAGTTCTTTCCCATATTTTGGTTCGGCAAAGCCTTGTAATTCCCAATGACCTGGCGTTTTTATATCCGCCCAAAGAGAGATATCCTTTTGGGGTTCAAAAAAGGTTTCATCAGCTCCAATATTTGATGAAGGGATATATTTAAACTTCCAGATTCCATTAAGCGAAATCTGTTTACCAAAACCTTTTGACGGCAACAGCACCTGAGATATGGCACTGTTTACACTAAAAATCGCTAGTAATAAACAAATAGCGATAGTTCTTTTTTCAAAATTCATATATTTAGAACCTGCTTAAATTGGGATGATAAAAATAAAAAACAGTGGCAAGTTATTAAGAAAATCTTGAAGCCACAAGAGAGAAAGCGAAAATGTGATTTACGTAAAATATGGAATGCATATTTTATGTTGTAAAAACAGGTTATCAGTGGCGTATGTTGCCTTCAGATTTTCCCTCCTGGGAATTGGTAGACTATTATTATCGCAGTTACCGAACCATCATCAAAGGTTTAAAGTTTCGCATCAAATTTCCTGATATATTCACATGCAAAACGTTTACCCATTTCACGTTGACCTGCAGAATTAAAATGTAAGAAATCCCCTCTATGTTGAAAATCAGATGTAGATATTACCGAGGTAAAACGATCTGAAGCAGAATATAATCTGGTTTGTTCATTCATCTGACTAAATAGTTCCGGCGTTTTAGAAAAACTTCCAAGTTCGCCCATAAGTATCGGTAGCGAATCATTACCTACTGTTTTTCTAAACATCTCAAACAATGCTTTTAGTTTACCCTGCCTTTGAACTATTCCATCTGGTTTTGCGTCAGACTCACCTTGATGCCACAAAATAGCCTTAATTGTACCGTATTTCTTCCCAATTCCCACTTTTTCTTTAAAGTTGGAAAACAATTGAACGCCTCTATGTGTAGAGTTATTGATCCATTGATTAATAGAACTTCCTCCTACTGAGGTTTGAAGAATAAGGATTGATATATCTTTGGGAATATGTTTAAGTAACTCTTTACCAAAAGCTAATCCACATCCTGTACCTTGCATTTTATTCTCATAAAAGTTAAGTGGCTCTTTTGCCTGAATAATTTCACCTTTTGCATTAATAGAAAGTACGCGTGGAGACAAAATAGTATCTTGCGCTTCAATCTTGCCCCTCCCTGCCATATTGGATTGTCCTGCAAGGAGAAACACCCACACTTTTTGAGGATTTAATTTTATTTTAGATACATCATTCTGAGCGAAGCCATTAGATATAATGGCAAAAAAGCTCAAAAACATCAGAATATTTTTCATTATCATTCTTTTATAAAGAAAAGAGGACGAACCTATTCAAATAGATACAATCCTCTTATTCTATCCTTTTATAACATTTCTTCTTATTTCATTATCTCAAAAAACTCAGCTTCAATAATACGGAGTTGACCTTTTGTATTCTGATTTTTCGGATCTTTAAATCCGTCTAATTCCTTGTTTCCATTCAGTTCAACCATATTCTGGAAAGCATCCTTTTCAGTACCTGCTCCTGTTAAACGAACTGTTACACTTTTCCCAACTGTTGGTTTCACAGATAAAGTAATATAGCCGAGACTTTGTGCTGTATTACCTTTCCAGACTTCTTTACCATCTATTAGTATTTCAATAGGATAACTGCGTGAACGCCAACCGGATAATTTAAGGCAGACTTCTGAAATTTTTGCTTTACGAGCCAATTGGTAAGTGATCCATCCGGTTGAGATTTTACCGTCATTGGTCCATTCACTCAACTCGTTATCGTCATAACTATTTTCCACTTTATTTTGATTAGCTCCGGCTATAGCAGATACTATATCAACTGTTTTACGAGATACTCTATAAGAAGCTGTCGAAGGAGTTTCACCACGTAAAAGGTTGGATGGCAGTCCATCTCCCGGCAAATTAGTCAAAAGGCCACCTTCTACTTTCACCGGAGTTGTCTCAAATGAAATTGATGCAGATTCCAATCCATCAGCAGTAGCTGTAAGAGTAACTTTACCTGCATCCATAGTTGTGCGAATCAGAGCACGGTTAATACCACATTCAGCAGGTAATACTTTTGATAAAATATAGTTATCAGTTCCCTGAGCTATACCTCCGCGCCATTCAGCAGGGCCATCCAGTTTAAATGTAACAGGAATATGCGCTGTTGGGCATCGTTGTCCTTCAGCATCCACAACTTCTACTTGTGCAAGTACCATATCAGCTCCATCTGCTTTGATTGAAAGTGGAGACTTTATTAATGAAAGTTTTAGCTTGACAGGAGCTCCTGCGGCCTTTTTAACATCAGAAGAAACTATTTGATTTCCTTGGTAGCTTACTGCTTTTAGTGTACCTGGTTGATAATTAACATTCTTGAAAGTATGCAAGAAATGATAGCTACGCTCTCCAAAGCCTAATGATTTTCCATTCAAGAAAAGTTCAACCTTATCAGATGTAGACACAACATATACATCTTTTACAGTCTTATCAGAGTAATTCCAATGCCCGATAATATAAGTATGTGGTTTCTCAGTATCAACCCAACCATCCCACATGGCTCGATGGGTATAAAAAGCATCTTTAGGAATACGCATAGCATCAACTTCACCGCTTCGACGATAATTTTCTTCACCACGACAATGAGTATTCGTATCAGAAAACACAATATTCAATCCACCAGAACTGACACGAGTTCCAGTTCCTGGTCTCATGCAAAAATAATCAAACCAACGCCTTAAATCTTCTACTGCAAAAGAGTCCTGATTTCGATTATATTCAGATGCATCAGCATTTCTATAAAGAGGTCCTGCCCCATTTTTATGAAAAGGCGGTGTTAATTCATCCCAATATTTACGAAGAGCTTCATCACGACAATATTCAGTTGCAATCATCGGCTTTCCTGCACTTTTATTAATATAAAGCATTTCACCTCCATATTCAGCTATTTTACTATCAAGCATTTCTCGTGAACCAATAGCCCTACCACCGCAAGGATCAAACTTATCACGAATAGCCTTCATTTCAGCCATATGTTCCTCGCTAATAGACTCATTTCCGGATTCATATAAAATCACACTAGGATTATTGCGATTATAAATTATAGCATCACGCATCAAATCTTTTCGTTGTTCCCAATGGCGTCCCTTTACATCACCTTCGGCATCACCGGCAGGAAACATTTGCATCAAACCAACCCTATCACAAGATTCAACATCTTGTTTCCATGGAGTAACGTGCATCCAACGAACCATATTAGCATTACTTTCTACCATTAAACCATTACTGTAATCACTTAACCAGGCAGGTACTGACAGACCAACTGCAGGCCATTCATTAGAAGTACGTTGCGCATAGCCTTTCATCTGAATCACACGATCATTAAGATATACCATACCATTTTTGAATTCTGTTTTTCGAAAGCCTGTACGAGTCTTTACCACATCTACGGGAGTATCATCTATTTTTAGCACAGTATAGACATTATACAGATACCCATATCCCCAGCTCCAGAAATACAGCCCTTTGACAGTAGACGCAGCAAAGAGTTTAGCTGTTGTACCAGGCTGTACAGTTTGGGGTTTTCCAGAATAGCGAGTAATTTCTTTTCCGTCCATATCCTCGATTACAACCTCATAACCTATATTTTGCACTGCAGAGGTTTCATTTTTCACTTCCGACTCGGCAGTAATGGTTGCTTTACGACCTTTAATATCAAAGTCTTTAGCATACACATATACTCCTGTAGTCTTTAGAAATGAGTAAAGCGGCAATGTCTGATATATTTTACCAGAAACATGCAGTTTTACGTTCTTAGGAATACCTCCATAGTTTGCATTAAAACTATTACTATTCCATTGAAATGTACTATTGGTGGAGCGTTCTCGGTACTTCCAGTTATTATCAATACGAAGCGCTATCACATTGTCCTGGTCATAGCTAATTTTGTCTGTAATATCAAAGCCAAAAGCCATTACACCATTCTCGTGCAATCCAATCAGTTTTCCATTTACATAAATGTCAGCAGCTTGCCGGACTCCTTCAAATTCTATAAATACTTTTTTATCCTTATCTGATTTCGGTAGATTAAAATGTTTTCTATACCAAACTACCGTATCTGTAAGTTCTTCGATGCGTACTTTAAAAGCTTCGTCTTCATTAAATGCATGAGGAAGTGATATTGGTTTCCATGATGAATCATCAAAATTAATATTCATTGCATCAGGTGTATCACCTATTTTTAATTTCCAGTCTGAATTAATATTATAAGTCTTACGTGGATTGTCAGGCACATTGTACTGTTGAGCATTTACAGAAACAAGTACAAACAAAAAAGAAAACATTAAAATTAGTCTATTCATAGTCTTAAATGATTAATATAATTATGGCACAAAAGTAAATAAGAACACACTTAAGATTGTAATCATATCAAGTCAAGAGGAATCAATCCTGCTCTAATTAGAATATTTTAAAGTGTAAATGCCTAATATTAGGGATATGAATAGGTTCACTGCCACATGTTAGAATGGGACACAAATTATTTCTTATACTCATTAATATATTGAGAAGGAGTAACCCCGAACTGCTTCGTAAATGTCCGGGTAAAATTAGTCGGAAGTGTATACCCTACTTTGTAAGCAGTTTCTGAAATAGAATAATCACCACTGAGAAGATATTCCTTTGCTTTATTCATTCGTATTGAAGTCATGAAATCATGTATAGATCTGTTGGTTAAGGCCTTAATCTTTCGATATAATTGAGAACGGCTCATATTTAAACATTCAGCCAATTTATCTGGATCGAAGTCAGTTTCTTCCATATTTTTGTTTATCAACGAAACGACTTTATTTAAGAAAGTCTCGTCTGTTACGTTAATAGCTATCTTTTTAAATTCGGTTGGTGAACTATTCGAAAATAGCTGCCTTAATTTCGTGCGTTGATCCAGCAAATTTGCTATACGTGCTTCTAGTACTGTAGTGTTAAATGGTTTAATAACGTATGCATCAGCTCCCGTTTCGTAGCCCTCAATTCTTGATTCATCAGATTGCTTGGCTGTTAATAAGATTACAGGGATATGGCTCGTATATTCATTTGTCTTTAATCGTTTACAAAGTTCAATACCATCAATTCCTGGCATCATAATATCACTGACAATTAAATCAGGAATAGTTCCAATTGCTTTATTAAAGCCATCTAATCCGTCCATTGCAGTAATAACACGATATTTCCCGCTAAAGTTTACTGTAAAATAATTCCTTATATCAACATTATCATCAACCAAAAGTATCAATGGAGAGTCTATGTCAGCCTGTTCGTTCAATTCTTTGATTTCAGTGAAAGAATTAATAGGTTCTTTTTCTGACACGATCTGTTTTTCTGAGATCACAGATTCTTGCTTGCTAGGAATTACAATCTGAAAACAAGCACCTTTTCCTGTTTCGCTAATCAAGTTTATTTTTCCTCCATGTAAAAGAACTAATTCCTTGGTCAGAGCCAATCCCAATCCAGATCCCTGAATTTTAGATTGTTTTTCAGAAACTTGATAAAAAACAT
This genomic interval from uncultured Bacteroides sp. contains the following:
- a CDS encoding BT4734/BF3469 family protein, with product MKITQCRENGKTQTQRAIELTAVVEAMKTETQSQPVSNMRMALQHTMPGRICPQVKMVPKLIFGGSFSENGGVQLMTGYNGWVTIEVNNLTGHSEAAQIRERASRLPQTLLAFIGSSNKSVKIIVPFSLMDGSLPQRTQLAEMFHAQAYREAVKWYQPQLKREIELKKPALNHSCRMSFDPGLYHNPEAMPIRIEQPVRMPAESTFEEERQAVSDPLQRLLPGYERSRVISTLFNTSMQDALNSVGGVDYENGELLPFLVKLAENCNRSGIPEEDAVRWTLLHTGLRKYDLEIRANFRAAYTLAKKFGSKPCISSSMTLVAQMEEFMQRRYQLRRNTVKGVVEYRELKSFYFDFRPLNKQAINSICINALGEGLPLWDADVKRYLESDRVPSYDPVEEYLLNLGAWDGKDRIRELADRVPCDNPQWRNLFYIWFLSMVAHWQQLDREHSNSTLPLLVGSQGCGKSTFCLNLLPPELRDYYTDSIDFSKRNDVQLALSRFALINMDEFDSISPSYQGFMKHILQKAVVQTRLPHASVTQQLRRYATFIATCNNFDLLTDSTGSRRYIGIEVIGVIDYQSPVDYSQLYAQAVNALHNRERYWFTHEEEAYITESNRRFQRVTPQEESVDMYFSAPQEGEPFEELTCTEILDRIRQRNSTFKCSDNAAMSLGRSLITKFERRHIHRGYVYKVTEIK
- a CDS encoding HU family DNA-binding protein produces the protein MSYYVVRQKIDKSGGNEKVRYHGVPVASGQVGMDELAKDICGRCSLTEADVYAAVIALSDVMQTYLMKGNTVYLKDIGSFSVSAGSEGYETPDECTPSKVKAQRVCFKADKEMRGILGKISYSRSFREATKK
- a CDS encoding glycoside hydrolase family 2 TIM barrel-domain containing protein, with amino-acid sequence MNFEKRTIAICLLLAIFSVNSAISQVLLPSKGFGKQISLNGIWKFKYIPSSNIGADETFFEPQKDISLWADIKTPGHWELQGFAEPKYGKELQEGTGLYRTVFTVPADWKNQPVYIAFDGVQYGYQFWVNGKYAGSFNSSFNRQTFDISSLVSLGKSNVLAVRVTTRSKGWEFDTNDCWSLSGIIRDVTLFSLPTTHIKDVVVRTNVDKTDATLSISTLIENVSKKSFPGKTTVTAKLYNPQGELVKEFSLMRNKLTSASDTVSFREKLKIGAPKLWTAETPNLYTLSICLKSNNKELQQHVEKIGIREVSWNNGILKLNGTPIKLRGVNHHDLSPINGRAVTEAEMLQDLKLIREANVNFIRTSHYQAHPRFIELCDSLGFYVMEEVPFGFGDEHLTDKSYLPILKTRAKATLERDKNHPSIIVWSVGNENPLTDICVETGEYVKQLDPTRPHCFPQIGSYFGKIYETIPESVDILSPHYPVPSVLKEYSNKFNRPMIVTEYAHALGLDFDRMEALWEIMYANPKLAGGAVWHFFDQGILRKSSVKTTPGAFTTSVWTDSVTVYDNNGNQGADGLVYANRIPQVDYWQMRKVYTPVKLLGDRLHVSCGKQTVRLDLINRFDFTNLSDIECTWTLYADTLALQSGRTPLVCTPHDTLALGIDIQLPEKITADYYYLKVRFKDKQNYQFYEKVYPLEVGNQLADFRQKMDLNIKKPFLKGNTIVFGNLGLELNAQTGMIRLNDSSSDFIIDGPYARMGRKTTMSELATTEKSSTNKGKESKKIKVDDPLLAEKPKEESSPVWTPHLLTHPQIKVEHISNNRIVVNYTYERQNAKGQFITGTVEYQVTDSGRIDVKYHFTPEKATGIPLEAGLSFLIPASFTEFRWVGKGPYPAYPGKDVLDEFGFYHLNSSDLNFQGNREDVYLAVLSDAHGKGIVLISNKSNIAVENSPQGIIVSHNALVSGRFNKGSLPEQKVNIEKVKEITGSFSIVPVNGNWPNVLQKLFGSSSQVAKPFHPFYNSYDQ
- a CDS encoding transposase gives rise to the protein MECIFYVVKTGYQWRMLPSDFPSWELVDYYYRSYRTIIKGLKFRIKFPDIFTCKTFTHFTLTCRIKM
- a CDS encoding sialate O-acetylesterase, producing MKNILMFLSFFAIISNGFAQNDVSKIKLNPQKVWVFLLAGQSNMAGRGKIEAQDTILSPRVLSINAKGEIIQAKEPLNFYENKMQGTGCGLAFGKELLKHIPKDISILILQTSVGGSSINQWINNSTHRGVQLFSNFKEKVGIGKKYGTIKAILWHQGESDAKPDGIVQRQGKLKALFEMFRKTVGNDSLPILMGELGSFSKTPELFSQMNEQTRLYSASDRFTSVISTSDFQHRGDFLHFNSAGQREMGKRFACEYIRKFDAKL
- a CDS encoding DUF4982 domain-containing protein, which gives rise to MNRLILMFSFLFVLVSVNAQQYNVPDNPRKTYNINSDWKLKIGDTPDAMNINFDDSSWKPISLPHAFNEDEAFKVRIEELTDTVVWYRKHFNLPKSDKDKKVFIEFEGVRQAADIYVNGKLIGLHENGVMAFGFDITDKISYDQDNVIALRIDNNWKYRERSTNSTFQWNSNSFNANYGGIPKNVKLHVSGKIYQTLPLYSFLKTTGVYVYAKDFDIKGRKATITAESEVKNETSAVQNIGYEVVIEDMDGKEITRYSGKPQTVQPGTTAKLFAASTVKGLYFWSWGYGYLYNVYTVLKIDDTPVDVVKTRTGFRKTEFKNGMVYLNDRVIQMKGYAQRTSNEWPAVGLSVPAWLSDYSNGLMVESNANMVRWMHVTPWKQDVESCDRVGLMQMFPAGDAEGDVKGRHWEQRKDLMRDAIIYNRNNPSVILYESGNESISEEHMAEMKAIRDKFDPCGGRAIGSREMLDSKIAEYGGEMLYINKSAGKPMIATEYCRDEALRKYWDELTPPFHKNGAGPLYRNADASEYNRNQDSFAVEDLRRWFDYFCMRPGTGTRVSSGGLNIVFSDTNTHCRGEENYRRSGEVDAMRIPKDAFYTHRAMWDGWVDTEKPHTYIIGHWNYSDKTVKDVYVVSTSDKVELFLNGKSLGFGERSYHFLHTFKNVNYQPGTLKAVSYQGNQIVSSDVKKAAGAPVKLKLSLIKSPLSIKADGADMVLAQVEVVDAEGQRCPTAHIPVTFKLDGPAEWRGGIAQGTDNYILSKVLPAECGINRALIRTTMDAGKVTLTATADGLESASISFETTPVKVEGGLLTNLPGDGLPSNLLRGETPSTASYRVSRKTVDIVSAIAGANQNKVENSYDDNELSEWTNDGKISTGWITYQLARKAKISEVCLKLSGWRSRSYPIEILIDGKEVWKGNTAQSLGYITLSVKPTVGKSVTVRLTGAGTEKDAFQNMVELNGNKELDGFKDPKNQNTKGQLRIIEAEFFEIMK